In Scleropages formosus chromosome 6, fSclFor1.1, whole genome shotgun sequence, the genomic stretch TTAATCCTTAATCGGAGCTAGATGTTGCTGCTTGCGGTGCTGGTGTGGATGTCACATCTGCCAAGTTAATTTTGACtttgttgtctttttattttcagctatGTAGCAACTGTGGATGCTGTATTGTTCAGTACTTCTCATAATGTTcagaatacttttaaaaaataattgagCTGAATCTATCATCTGCCCTCTTCATCTCATTTAaaatgctgctgcttctccaggGTATAATGTTCATACTTACACACAAAGCAACACTCTTCTCAGGACACAGTTTAAGACCATCATCCAAACACACAGGTCTCTAGACGTGGCTCGATTACTCATGACCTCTGGTCTCTCACGTCCTCGGTGTAACCTCCACGAGCCTCTACCTACCTTCTCTCTATACCTGCTATCCTAGACACAAACCAAAGAAGCAAACATTCTCTCTTCTTACTCCCAAAATGTGAGCTGAGCTTTACATCAAGTGTGTTGCCAGTCCTGTAACTTTCCAGGGCTTCTACAGACTCATCTCTTCACTCAACACCTTGGGACTGTTGCTTCTTATGACCTTTCCTTATGTTACttcagttagcagatgcttttccgcaaagcaacttccaacaaactctatgtagtgttatcagcccacataccatattcagcaaggtgacttacactgctagatacactacttacactgggtcactcatccatacatcagtggaacacacactctctctgtcgctcacacactataggggaccctgaacagcatgtctttggactgtgggcggaaacccacacagacatggggagaacatgtaaactccacatacgttgagcagggatcaaactcacatcctttcacaccatccaggtgctgtgagacagcagcactacacgTTGTGCTGCCGTGCCAACCATAATGTTTCCCCTATTTTACTGTGCTCTTAACCCATGCTTGTTTGTAATAGATTTTCTTGCCTGTAATGagtatgtttttattgttaaattattatttctggTTCAATCCTTGCTGCAACAGAATATTTAATCCTGGATTGTCATCTTCTGAGTATCTTGTGACCTTCTAGCCACTTTAGCTTTGTGTAACCCTagtaagtcaccctggacaaaggcatcagcaaaatgaagatTAATCATTAAAAAGCGAATAAATCTGTTCAGTGTTTGAAGAGGCGTGTGTTTCTGTACCCTTGTGTGAGGTACGTcagtcaaacacacagcaggtgtGACAAGTTGAGTGGGTCGCCCCAGACCTAACCCTGTAAACCGTCAGGAACAGGTGTGCTGGGGAACATTGTTTTTCCGTGAGTCACtgggaaaacattttatttgggggggggcaaacaCATTTCCTATCTGAATTGTGGTGTAGCCGTCCAACCCCACCTGGCCACTCCTGGACCTGGGTCCCACACACTTACTGCCTCTGACGTTGATGGGACAGGAAGGGTGTGGAAACACCCCATCCAAAGACCCCCAGTCATGAACTTGCTCTCCCTACTCTCCCAAACCTGACTCAGTCCAATACCTGCAATGCAGCTATGGGACAGTGAAATCAAGTCTGAGTTGGGTTCATTTAAATGCGCAGATGTTTCACTGATTTTATTCTTGCTGGTTAAAACACAGggataaaagaaatgttatgaGGAGTTCTTCAAAAACATTGATCACTGATTAAATGTCACCATTTGCTGGTCTGGTTAAAGATGATGCTCATGTAATTTTCCGGGAAGAAGCGTACTAGTTACAGACATAGACTTGTAACCTAAAGGTGGCTGGTTCAAGCAGGTATATTGAATAAAAGTTTCAACAAGGCAATGACTTAATGCATTCATAATTGAAACCGTAATGTCCAGAAATTGCACATGAAGAGTATGAAATTAGCTACACATGCTTAGCATTTTGTGTGTCACTGTAACTCAAGACTCCATCCTTGATTGAAAACTTTCTCAGAGAACTGGCACCAGGCTGATcaactatccatccattcatcttcctccgttatccggggccgggtcgcgggggcagcagtccgagcagagtcctccagacttccctctccccgcacacctcctccagttcctctgggggaaccccaaggcgttcccaggccagccgggagacgtagtctctccaacgtgtcctgggtctgccccgaggcctcctcccagtgggacatgcccggaacacctcaccagggaggcgtccaggaggcatccggaacagatgcccgagccacctcaactggctcctctcgatgcggaggagcagcggctctactccgagctcctcccgggtgactgagctcctcaccctatccctaagggtgcgcccagccaccctgcggaggaaactcatttctgccgcttgtatccgcgatctcattctttcggtcatgatccagagttcatgaccataggtgagggtaggaacgtagatcgaccggtaaattgagagcttcgccttacgactcagctccctcttcaccacaacagaccggtacaatgaccgcattactgcggacgccgcaccgatccgcccgtcaacctgccgctccatttttccctcactcgtgaacaagaccccgagatacttaaactcctccacttgagggagcaactcccccctaacccggagggggcaatccacctttttccgactgagaaccatggcctcggatttggaggtgctgattctcatcctgCTGATCAACTATCTCAGTTTAAAACCGATTTTTACTTTGTGATAAATTTCATACCATGTTCGATAGTTTAAATACTGGGACAGCCGTTCATTCCGTTGATTCATGAATGTTACTCAAAGAGCTGTAAAAgctttgaatattttatttattggtgTCAGATTTCCATTCTGCCCCCTCCCGCATAGCCACGTATTGCAGCTAATCTCCTCCCATTTTCCACTGACTGGTCCTCTATAAAGGATCACCTGTAGCATCAGGGTCAGAGCGTAGTAGGAATTTTCACGAGAATTCTTCAAGTAAACGGCAAACCTTCAGGTCAGTGTTCCTGACAGTGTCTCCGCGCAtaagaaatgttttctgaagTTGCAAATTTTATTGATCACTTTTGTCATAAATAAGCTTTGTGGAGTGCAGTACATGAGTTTCTATAATGTACAGTTGACAAGCTGTCAGGTCAGATTGCAGTTTTAaattaactgtatttaaaatgtaaaatctgttCAATGTTACTGccttgttttcatgtttgacAAAGTATGTGCTGTGAGTAGTTGAAAAAACTAGTCGTATGGTGTCTCAAATTTATCATAGTTTTCAGGTTACGACCACAGatgtgtttaatttaaatattatttcagtgtgttttatcATGCATTATTTAAGAATAGCATGTAGATTTGAAATTTCTATCTACATGTTACAAATTGATAAAGAAAAGCTCAAATAGTTACTCTAGTAGTATTACGTAAATAGCTTTCATGGTATCATATAGCATTCTGACATGGGGAAACACTGACTTGCAAATTATCCAGGTAACTGATATGTTAGATGAAAAAATgtacgcattttttttttgtgattaatGGGTGTGTCGTTGTTTAAATCACTCCATCTTTGTTTAAGTACAAGTCTTATCACTGAAAGTTCCCACTTATGTGACTTTCCCCTTTCCCAGTTTAttgactgaaaaatgtttttacaaactcTGCAATTACATACTGTAGAGATGCCTTTGCCTTTCAGAAGCTTAATTGAGCACTACTATTTATTACAGATACATCAAACAGTGGAGTGAGATAAAACTGGTCATGTTAAGATGTACAACTGGCCACTACTAGCAGTGAAGTTTATCACTCTCTCAGATAAGAGGTCTAAAAGGATGCTTTCATTCCTGGTTGAGCTTCACTTTCAAATGAGTGCAGCTATTGAATCGATATGTAATAGTAATGCCTCGCAGCCTCTTGAAGATCAGGCTAAGGGCTGCATGAAGTTGAAGGAAATGTCTGAGATAGACTCACgtactcactcacttttgtaACCCACTTGTTCAAGTTTGGCACCCCGGAGGTACAAGGCTAgttggggtacaccctggaagggacgcCAGCTTGTCACAGGGTAGTGTCTGAGATTCAGTGAAGATTTATATAATTACAACAGCGATGAAAACTGAGGTGTATGGATGCCGCAATCCCACCTTCAGTAACACCTTGAGTAATCTTGTGTGACTCAGCCTAATGTTTTTCTACAGTTGCTAAGCCCCTCCCGTATTCCTGTATTCACTTCCCTTCCACAGACTCATCCATGGCATCCATCACCACAGTGCGGAGCTATTCGTCGGGCCGCCAGCCGTCTTTCTCCAGCCTTTCACTCCGAGACATGCGGCAGAGTGTCTTGAAGGCTCCAGCCATGATATCTTCAGTTAGCGCCCGCTCTGTCAGCTCTGGCCTTGATCTCGGGGGCCCAGCAAGCCTTTCCTTCAATAACCTGCAGGGTGTTTCCAACGAAAAGGAGACAATGCAGGGTCTCAATAGCCGCCTAGCCAGCTACTTGGAAAAGGTGCGCTCCCTGGAGAAGTCCAATGCTGACCTGGAGGTGAAGATCAGGCAGCTGATGATGGAGAGAGCACCAAAGGGATACGATGTAGAAGCCATGCTGGCCAAAGCTCAAGCCATCCAACAGGAGGTCAGTGCTCTGTGACTCTAAGTAACAATTGTTTCAGGTACAGTCGCTCCAGCACAGTCCATCAGACATAGTGAAACGGTTGAATGAAcagattttatttctgttggGTGTAAAGGGTGGACATACACAGGTATTGCAACAGatcatattttttaacaaaGGAGGTTCACATTTAATGGTGCCAGCTCTATGGTATTCCTATGTCTCCGCcaaaacccacaacctttgaaACAGTCTGTGAAcccctgtgtgtgagtgtacaaaagcaaaaatgcttTCAGTGGTTTCTACGGGATCTGTAGATGTTTCACTTAAGCATGTAGTCGATTTGGCTTTGTTTGCATGtaaaagaaacaatgtttgTTCACTACCTGAGATCATTGTATCCTTCAGTTCTACCACAGACAGCCTccagtttttaaacattaagATGAGTGAAAGATTAACTGGCATTAGTTAAAGAGATTAATGGTTTAACTTTCATGAATACAAAATGTGCGTCCCGAATTCCAGGTATTAGACAACATGTAATGTTAACATTCCgacaaaacaccaaaaaaaagaagaaaatatgtaGGGCGGTAGGATAAACTGCACTGTAAAAAGTTTCAAGCACTGCAACACTGATGATCATAAAAGAGACATGCCACATTTCATTTAGACTGACACACAGGAGTCATAATATTTACAGATAATGACAAATAACCATAGACATCCCCACAAAAACAACCCTCTGCTAAATTCAGGTGAGGAAGAAAACATTGGAGAATGCCCGCATTATGCTGGAGATTGACAATGCCAAGCTGGCTGCCGACGACTTCAGACTCAAGTGAGTATGCCACATGCCCTGGTCTTCCCATGTATTTCCACTCCTTCCTGCCAGTGGTAGCCTGCGAAAGAGCCACTGCTTCAGGCTTTAGGCAGATCTGGGCACAGTCTGCTAGACACAAAAGTGTCACAGCAGAGGAGAATTCCAGTTTCTGAAGATCATTTAAACAATGGGGACCACTTCTGGTGGCTTGGTGCAGTGTATTTGCTGATCAAATATGGAACAGTTTGGTTCCAAGATGAAATGTCTCTAATGGTTTTTGTTTGGTTGTCACGGTAGCCTCCGGCTTCAGCTAGCAGACAATTTAGTTTGACAAATTATTTAGGCATCATTTTCCTTGCAGTTGATTCATCATTCCATTTGGGGACCTAAAAACTGACATGTTCCCATTTCCTGTTtatgctgctttatttttatgatgcaccaaataaaaactgaatttagaCCAGTTAAGTAGAAAGTGCAAGGTAAAGAAGGGATAGttgtgtaattttacattacacacacacacacaccttcagaaccgctcgtcccatacggggtcacggggaaccggagcctacccggtaacacagggcgtaaggccggagggggaggagacacacccaggacgggacgccagtccatcacaaggcaccccaagcgggactcgaaccccagacccaccggagagcaggactgtggttcaacccactgcgccaccgcacccccttttacattacatgtaattataattcttcttatttttcaaagagGTACAGTCATTCAGAACATAATCTCTTATGATAATTGCCTACTTATTGGTTtaacataatgaaataaagcTGTACTTAGCTTCATTTCGTTGCTAGGGTGTGATTGCTATCAGACCTCACAGGTAAGATAACAGTTTTTATGGCATTTCATAAAGTTAATCCCTTTGCATTCAAAATTTCATACCATGTAATACTTTGCCTGAGGGCTGTAACTTGGAAATAAGGGTTTCTATGGCATGCTATGACAAGACTCAAGTAAGGGTAGAGCACGTATGAATGTCATGTCCACACAGGTGGGAAGCAGAGGTGGCACTGAGCCAGTCAGTGGAGGGGGACTGCGTGGCCCTGAGGAAAGCTAAGGTAGACCACGACCAGATCATTGCTACCCTGCGTGCAGATCTCAAGAGCCTGCAGGATGAGCTGTACTACTTGAAGAAGAACCACGAGGAGGTGAGACGCCCTGCAGGAGGTTGTCATCTTCTGGCAAGAGGGAATAGGAGAAAGGAGGTTGAAAATGAAGTAATACTGCAGCCTACATGTTCTACAGCTGAGCAAATACCCTATCTCCACCATAATCAAGAACTGAGGGTCATTAATCTTGTTTCCATTGCACAGATTTTCTTTTAGTGGCTAATATGTCTGCTTTAGTGtcttagtttttttctttaaggcaACGAAAGAATCAGGATAGTGTACATGGCACTCTTCCCAAAGAATTATCTGGGAGAGCCAAAGGAGATCTCTTTGGTCATGTCAAGAACCATCTCACTGAACATCACATATGGCTTTGAAAGGCAAAGAATGAAGTATTCCCACTTCTGTTGTAGGAAGAGAGGTCATAGGTCTGAGAATAAGCCTATAATTATGGAGTGTAAAGCAGACACAGTCACAACTGTGGCATGTATTTAAGACCACAGGAAAGCATTTCCTGACAAGTCAGCAATCTGAAGCTAATGTAGGTCTTTTTATTAATGTGGGTCATGAAGCATTCATGTAGAAGCTGTCAATTAAGATGGTAAAGTGCGCACAATTCTCTCTTTATACATACACAATATCTCTCAGACACAAACTTTCTATCCCTTTCTCTGCCGCTCAACAGGAATTGGCCAGTCTAAGGGCTCAGCAGGCCAAAGACCAGGTCAATGTGGAGGTTGATGCCACTCAAGGTCCTGACTTGGCAGCTATACTAGCTGACCTGAGGTCACAGTACGAGGGCATTGTCCAGAAGAACAAGGATGACCTAGATGTGTGGTACAAGAAGAAGGTTAGTAGCTCCAGAGCAAAAGACACttttcagacccaaaggttttACACGCCACACTAAAAATTACAGGTAACACATCTTGAAGCATGTTACAAACCGTGGAATATTACCTTGAAATtatgcatgtatttatgtacataCTTATAAATATCCGTTATCATGAACCACTTCCCAGAATGCAGGGTCATGACAGTCTGGAGCTGGGGAGTATAGTGCAAGGCAGGGTTCACCCTGAATGCAATGCTAGGCCATCACAAcgcactcacactcacacaccccttcactcacacattcagaTTCTATGGACAATCTAGtcaccagtttgcctgaaatacacattttcggGTTGTGGGAGGTCACTGAGATAAACTCAGGGAGAATATACAGATTCCGCATAGACTGAGCAGCATTTGAACCTACATGTGATTGCACAGCCCAGACACGATGATGTCCCAACACTACGTGCTgtgcactgtgccaccccaaatacaaacaaacctCAaccagatagatagatagatagatagatagatagatagatagatagatagatagatagatagatagatagatagatagatagatagatagatagataaaaacAGAGGTCATTACCTTTTTGATACTGGCTCAAAGACTTTGACAGTCTTTTTTGAGCCATTATCCTTAAAATGAATGTGCATCACTGTAGCATATTTCTGGCTGCTAAAGTACTGTACTGAGCATCCATACTAAACATCTGAACACGCACAACAGCTCAGATTATATCTATGGTAGCATGTGTGCACTGTTTCTTGCAGCTGGAAACGGTGCAGTCAGAGGTACAGGAGAGCAATGAGGCTCTGCGCAATGCTCAGAGCGAGCTCAGCGACAGAAGACGCTTCCTGCAGACCCTAGAGGTGGAGCTGGACAGCCTGCGGAAACAGGTGAGATCTTGCTGGACTTGATCTCTGCCAAAACTGTTCCCCAGTGAGCACTATTCCCACCAAACCTGGTCGCCACTGGATCTAGATGCCAATGAACCACTGAACCTAGTGCTTGATAAGACCACCGCACTAACCTCTAATGATATTCTTCAAAGCTTGAAATCTGAACTTCGGCGCTAGGGATTTCGATGTTTCCTGAACTTGAAAATTCTTCTCCTGGCTTTTCATATAACAGTTGTTCTTGTTTGATCACCTTCCTCCATTTTCCTTCTGTTCAAGCTACAGATTCATCTATTGATTACAATACATAGAACATGCAGACAAAACGATCTCATCTTTGAGTTTTGCAACCATAATCTCTGTATGAAGAATCTATTGTTGCACTGAGGCAGGGTAGACAGATTAATATGTGTTGATTATCCAGCCACCTTGAAACATAAACCAACTTGTCAGGGACACTTTGTCAGTGGGTTCTTTCAGTAAGTCACTAATTCACACAAGAAACCATTGCTAGTGCCTGTAAATGAGCAATAAGTTAacttttttatattatgtttgCAGATTACCAGTTTAATGCTTCTGCAGCATTTCATACTGAAGCTATTCAAAAAAGGACTTAGCAGATACCATGGTAGTGAAAGCTGATGTGTTTAATTCAAGGGAGTAGGGCTGAATCCCCCTTTTACTATAGTATCCTTGGTCTAGGTACATACCTTGAAAAAATCAAGACGAAATTATCcatctgaataaatgggtaaatcattataagtactTCAACACACAAACTTAACAATGTAAGCCACTTTTGAAAGAAACTTCAGcctattaaatttttattatggTAAAAAATACAAGTAGAACCTTCTGGTCATACTTCAAATGCCAACAAATGAGCGAGCGGCTGTGTATGTGTCACCC encodes the following:
- the LOC108932389 gene encoding keratin, type I cytoskeletal 18; the protein is MASITTVRSYSSGRQPSFSSLSLRDMRQSVLKAPAMISSVSARSVSSGLDLGGPASLSFNNLQGVSNEKETMQGLNSRLASYLEKVRSLEKSNADLEVKIRQLMMERAPKGYDVEAMLAKAQAIQQEVRKKTLENARIMLEIDNAKLAADDFRLKWEAEVALSQSVEGDCVALRKAKVDHDQIIATLRADLKSLQDELYYLKKNHEEELASLRAQQAKDQVNVEVDATQGPDLAAILADLRSQYEGIVQKNKDDLDVWYKKKLETVQSEVQESNEALRNAQSELSDRRRFLQTLEVELDSLRKQVGALEGNLGEVNQKYALEMEQLQMTLSQLEETLSQLRLDMQRNKTEYEQLLRIKQNLEMEIATYRRLLEGEETVKEVPKKEPDVRTRKIVKVVTQTMVNGKVVDESSEVEHFEEIKK